Proteins encoded by one window of Candidatus Obscuribacterales bacterium:
- the mgtA gene encoding magnesium-translocating P-type ATPase: MNKLEESGLSSNEAQERLRIYGPNEFVLVHRLSTLLQICSYFTDPLVIILLIASAVSAFVGESFNSLIIATMVLLSVALNFIQSYRAQKAEESLKSQIAPKATVLRDGQWVDVPPRMIVPGDFIQLSAGDLIPADARLIEVHDLHVNEAALTGESFPVEKQVNDSIFLGSSIVSGTAMAVAIATGTKTAFGTIANLLTAKAPESEFERGARRFGILISKTVFVLVLFVLMSNIMLGRDLIQSLLFALALAVGLTPEFLPMIMTVSLGQGAVRMAKQKVIVKHLPAIQNFGSMDVLCSDKTGTLTSGQMVLEVYCDFMGNRSERTLRLSQLNSFYQTGTKNPLDTAILKDVKSDTLQSRKLDEIPFDFERKRLSVVVGIDKECILIAKGAPETILSCCTQCEVTNERQALDEDMLAQCNATWTKLSRQGYRVLAVAYKVVSEQQKSWNRHDERDLVLLGFLAFLDPPLPEVAKTITSLHKDGIKVKILTGDNEHVTKHVCSKVGLNVERLIHGEELDRLTPPALEHIAEKYNVFVRVTPAQKHQLILALKRRGHVVGFLGDGINDSPSLHAADVGISVANAVDVAKDAAEIILLQRDLRILHQGVVEGRKAWGNVIKYLLMGTSSNFGNMFSMAAASLFLPFLPMLPIQIILNNFLYDLAQVTIPSDNVDQTYIRKPHRWNIGSIKNFMIRIGPISSVFDFITFFVLLKFFHANQELFHTGWFVESLATQTLVLFVIRTAGNPFRSRPSKPLSITTLLVVAVGLLLPFTAVARPLGFTALPLEYLVFLVIATATYLLVVQSVKRRIMRDM; encoded by the coding sequence ATGAATAAACTTGAGGAATCAGGATTAAGTAGTAACGAAGCTCAGGAGCGGCTTCGTATCTATGGACCCAATGAATTCGTCTTAGTTCATCGCCTGTCCACCTTGTTGCAAATTTGCTCATATTTTACCGATCCGTTGGTAATCATTTTGTTAATCGCAAGCGCCGTTTCGGCATTTGTCGGTGAGAGCTTCAATAGTCTAATCATTGCGACTATGGTTTTGTTGAGCGTTGCACTGAACTTCATTCAAAGTTATCGGGCACAAAAAGCAGAAGAATCGTTAAAGTCACAGATCGCGCCGAAAGCCACCGTATTGAGAGACGGGCAATGGGTAGATGTGCCGCCTCGCATGATTGTTCCAGGAGATTTCATTCAATTATCGGCGGGCGATTTAATCCCGGCGGATGCGCGTTTGATTGAGGTTCATGACCTTCATGTAAATGAGGCTGCCCTCACCGGAGAGTCCTTTCCTGTCGAAAAGCAAGTTAATGACTCAATTTTCCTTGGTAGTTCAATTGTAAGCGGAACCGCAATGGCGGTAGCAATAGCGACCGGAACCAAAACGGCCTTTGGCACAATTGCTAATCTTCTAACTGCCAAGGCTCCAGAAAGTGAATTTGAACGAGGTGCTCGTCGTTTCGGAATTTTGATCAGCAAGACGGTGTTTGTCTTGGTCTTATTTGTACTGATGTCTAACATTATGCTAGGGCGAGACTTAATTCAGTCACTTCTTTTTGCATTGGCATTGGCAGTTGGACTAACGCCGGAATTTCTGCCGATGATTATGACGGTGAGCCTGGGTCAAGGCGCAGTCCGTATGGCAAAGCAAAAGGTCATTGTTAAGCATTTACCGGCAATTCAAAATTTCGGTAGCATGGATGTACTCTGTAGCGATAAAACCGGCACCCTGACCAGTGGTCAAATGGTGCTCGAAGTATACTGCGATTTTATGGGAAATAGATCTGAGCGCACACTGCGCTTGTCCCAACTTAACAGCTTCTACCAAACCGGCACGAAAAATCCTCTGGACACAGCCATTCTAAAAGATGTGAAAAGTGATACCTTGCAATCGAGAAAGTTGGACGAAATCCCTTTTGACTTCGAACGCAAACGATTATCGGTGGTTGTCGGAATTGATAAAGAGTGCATTCTTATCGCTAAGGGTGCGCCAGAAACGATCTTGTCGTGCTGCACCCAGTGCGAAGTCACTAATGAACGCCAAGCGCTCGATGAGGACATGCTTGCACAGTGCAATGCCACCTGGACCAAGTTGAGTCGACAGGGCTATCGTGTGCTTGCTGTCGCTTATAAAGTTGTCTCGGAACAACAAAAAAGCTGGAATCGTCATGATGAGCGAGACCTTGTACTGTTGGGCTTCCTTGCTTTCCTTGATCCACCTTTACCGGAAGTAGCTAAGACTATTACCTCACTGCACAAAGATGGTATCAAGGTTAAGATACTTACAGGGGACAACGAGCACGTTACCAAGCATGTGTGCTCTAAAGTTGGTCTGAACGTTGAGCGCCTGATACATGGTGAGGAACTAGATCGTCTCACGCCTCCGGCTTTGGAGCACATAGCGGAAAAATACAATGTATTTGTACGGGTAACTCCTGCCCAGAAGCATCAGCTGATCCTTGCCTTGAAACGACGTGGTCATGTTGTTGGTTTTCTGGGTGACGGGATAAATGACTCTCCATCATTGCATGCAGCCGATGTAGGTATATCCGTGGCTAATGCCGTCGATGTGGCTAAGGATGCCGCCGAGATTATTCTTTTGCAACGCGATTTGCGTATTCTCCATCAAGGTGTCGTTGAAGGTAGAAAAGCTTGGGGCAACGTCATCAAATATTTGCTGATGGGGACAAGTTCTAATTTTGGCAACATGTTCAGTATGGCAGCAGCCTCACTGTTTTTACCCTTTCTGCCAATGCTGCCTATCCAAATTATTCTGAACAATTTTCTGTATGACTTAGCGCAAGTGACCATTCCATCGGATAACGTGGATCAAACTTACATTCGAAAGCCACATCGTTGGAATATTGGGAGTATTAAAAATTTCATGATTCGTATCGGTCCTATTAGTTCAGTCTTTGACTTCATTACATTTTTTGTTCTGCTGAAGTTCTTTCATGCGAACCAGGAATTGTTCCATACTGGCTGGTTTGTCGAGTCTCTTGCAACTCAGACTCTGGTGCTCTTTGTGATAAGAACCGCAGGTAATCCGTTTCGAAGCCGCCCAAGTAAACCTTTAAGTATAACAACACTGCTTGTCGTTGCCGTAGGCTTACTTCTGCCGTTCACAGCAGTGGCTAGACCTCTGGGTTTCACCGCATTGCCGTTGGAGTATTTGGTGTTTTTGGTAATTGCTACCGCGACATACCTGTTGGTGGTGCAATCAGTCAAGCGCCGAATTATGCGGGATATGTGA
- a CDS encoding rubredoxin: MNNQRLVEYDSFLCDCCRAYGYNELFGDAQLNIPAKTHVADLPENWRCPVCDADRTNLRASTMVDGFSYEGKKI, from the coding sequence ATGAATAATCAAAGATTGGTTGAATATGATTCCTTCCTTTGCGATTGTTGTCGGGCATACGGGTACAACGAGCTATTTGGCGATGCACAGCTTAATATTCCAGCCAAAACTCATGTAGCTGATTTGCCGGAAAACTGGCGTTGTCCTGTTTGTGATGCCGACCGAACCAATTTGAGAGCTTCCACAATGGTGGATGGATTCAGCTATGAGGGCAAAAAGATATGA
- the hypD gene encoding hydrogenase formation protein HypD: MKYLDEYRDSTLAEQLSQRIHKATKHNWTIMEVCGGQTHSILQYGLEDLLPETIELLHGPGCPVCVTPLELIDKAVAIASRQDVIFCSFGDMLRVPGSQNDLLGVKAQGFDVRIVYSPLDCLAIAKNNPDKQVVFFAVGFETTAPANAMSVRQAKTLGLGNFSILTSHVTVPPVITSILQSVDNRVQAFLGPGHVCSVMGWKQYEAISNHYKIPIVITGFEPTDLLEGILRCVLQLEAGEYKVENQYARAVEKEGNKVARTVVEEVFDVSDRMWRGLGSIPKSGYKLSYDYADFDAERIFQLETISAEEPAICISGQILRGLKKPHECPAFANMCTPETPLGATMVSSEGTCAAYYKYGRIGQTK; encoded by the coding sequence ATGAAATACCTCGATGAATATAGAGATTCAACCCTGGCTGAACAGCTATCGCAACGAATTCATAAAGCTACCAAACATAATTGGACAATTATGGAAGTATGCGGCGGACAAACACATTCGATTTTGCAATATGGTTTAGAAGATTTGCTACCGGAAACAATTGAGCTACTACATGGACCAGGTTGCCCTGTCTGCGTTACTCCCCTTGAATTAATTGACAAAGCAGTGGCGATTGCATCCAGACAAGATGTAATTTTCTGTTCGTTTGGAGACATGCTGCGAGTTCCCGGGTCGCAAAATGACCTACTAGGTGTGAAAGCGCAAGGATTTGATGTTCGCATTGTCTATTCACCACTAGATTGTCTAGCAATTGCCAAAAACAATCCTGACAAACAAGTTGTTTTCTTCGCCGTTGGATTCGAGACAACCGCCCCCGCCAATGCCATGTCCGTCCGTCAAGCCAAAACACTCGGGCTTGGCAATTTCTCTATTTTGACTTCACATGTAACTGTGCCACCAGTAATTACTTCCATATTGCAGTCAGTCGACAACCGCGTGCAGGCATTTTTAGGACCTGGACATGTCTGCTCGGTAATGGGCTGGAAACAGTACGAGGCAATTAGTAATCACTACAAAATCCCCATTGTAATAACAGGATTTGAGCCAACGGATCTCTTAGAAGGAATTCTTCGCTGCGTACTGCAATTGGAAGCTGGAGAATACAAAGTCGAGAATCAATATGCGCGTGCAGTCGAGAAGGAGGGAAACAAAGTTGCGCGCACGGTCGTCGAAGAAGTGTTTGATGTAAGCGATCGAATGTGGCGCGGACTGGGCTCAATCCCTAAAAGTGGCTATAAATTAAGTTATGACTATGCCGATTTTGATGCAGAACGTATTTTTCAGCTAGAGACAATTTCCGCCGAAGAGCCTGCCATCTGTATTAGCGGGCAAATCTTGCGTGGCTTAAAAAAACCGCATGAGTGCCCGGCATTTGCCAACATGTGCACTCCGGAAACACCGCTTGGCGCAACTATGGTTTCAAGCGAGGGAACTTGTGCCGCTTACTATAAATATGGTCGCATCGGTCAGACCAAATAA
- a CDS encoding SIS domain-containing protein translates to MTTATQPNIASAIRRKAEESTKVITGFFEANQNKIAELAHLMAERFEKGGRLFVMGNGGSSCDAEHLMVEFMHPIFEKRKPLPCLSLNQGHSLITAIANDEDFSRIFSHQLIQLAKPEDMVLVITTSGMSSNLVAGLKTAKSCGLMTIAFSGKDGGRVSQLADHVLTVPSFSIHRIQESHTVLLHVLWDAIHLTMGEQDIV, encoded by the coding sequence ATGACCACAGCTACTCAACCTAACATAGCTTCAGCAATTAGGCGCAAGGCCGAGGAAAGCACTAAAGTAATTACTGGTTTTTTTGAAGCCAATCAAAACAAAATTGCCGAATTGGCTCATTTAATGGCAGAGCGCTTTGAAAAAGGCGGCCGACTTTTTGTAATGGGTAATGGTGGCAGTTCATGTGATGCCGAGCATCTCATGGTGGAATTCATGCATCCCATTTTTGAAAAACGCAAGCCTCTTCCTTGTCTTTCTCTCAATCAGGGTCATAGTTTAATTACCGCCATCGCCAACGATGAAGACTTTTCCCGCATTTTTTCTCATCAGTTAATTCAATTGGCTAAACCGGAAGATATGGTGCTGGTAATTACAACAAGCGGTATGTCTTCCAACTTAGTTGCCGGTCTAAAAACCGCCAAATCTTGTGGCTTAATGACTATTGCTTTTTCCGGTAAGGATGGAGGCAGAGTAAGCCAATTGGCCGATCACGTACTTACCGTGCCAAGTTTTAGCATTCACCGCATCCAGGAAAGTCATACCGTTTTATTGCATGTGTTGTGGGATGCCATTCATTTAACAATGGGAGAACAAGACATTGTCTGA
- the hypF gene encoding carbamoyltransferase HypF, whose amino-acid sequence MTTVTQTNQDIRKRISVSGIVQGVGFRPFVYNLACQHELKGFVRNVGGLVDIEVQGSAAKIDLFLRKLSRLNPPMSVIEDIQAVNIPVLDCAPEFEINKSGLEKTTQKAISPDMATCDDCLEELFDSTNRRYQYPFINCTNCGPRFTIIERLPYDRPHTTMSHFEMCESCLREYEDPKDRRFHAQPNACAKCGPRLIFQQTGQVGTEVYAGEALTHACRLLSNSGILAVKGLGGFHILCDAHDNDAVKILRQRKRRSEKPFAVMMADVEMVQKHCHLNSSELKLLTSPERPIVLLLKLKDSSLTNLNPGNAYLGVMLPYTPVHHLLIQSLKRPLVCTSGNISDEPIAIDNNDALETLSSIVDGFLLHNRSILSRYDDSVAAVVEGKTALVRRSRGFAPKAITLPFKTEKQILAVGAHLKNTFCLYKDSRAYLSQHIGDLENLETLEHMQTALARMKDLFEFTPEIIASDMHPDYLSTNYAAELHQALEIPLIQVQHHHAHIVSCMVENNLVDPVIGVAFDGLGYGTDSTFWGGEFLICSLSDFKRAAHLQPKQMPGGNLAIRHPWRMALSYLNTQSETASTFLNICRQKHGEQAVHFAQSQIKKNINSPLTSSMGRLFDAASAVLNIRHNASFEGQAAIELEKYGQDFLSSGTSLQNIVPYRYLLITDSSPYLIDTDELLPQLITDQLSGASTSEISYRFHLTVAKLIGDTCSAIRNTSDINQICLSGGVFQNRLLIDLSNKILQGLDFEIFRHGQVPANDGGLSLGQAVVAASQINSICMEIS is encoded by the coding sequence ATGACAACAGTCACTCAAACAAATCAAGACATACGCAAGCGCATCTCAGTCTCAGGCATTGTCCAGGGTGTAGGCTTTCGTCCTTTTGTTTACAATCTTGCTTGCCAACATGAACTCAAAGGCTTTGTACGAAATGTTGGTGGACTTGTCGACATCGAAGTCCAGGGATCGGCTGCCAAGATTGACCTGTTTTTGCGTAAGCTAAGCCGACTAAATCCGCCCATGTCGGTTATTGAAGATATCCAAGCGGTGAATATTCCGGTGCTTGATTGTGCGCCGGAGTTCGAAATCAACAAATCCGGTCTAGAAAAAACCACTCAGAAAGCTATCTCACCGGACATGGCTACCTGTGATGATTGCCTGGAGGAACTATTTGACTCAACCAACAGGCGCTATCAGTATCCTTTTATCAATTGCACCAATTGCGGCCCGCGCTTTACGATAATCGAACGCTTACCCTATGATCGTCCCCACACAACAATGTCCCATTTTGAGATGTGTGAATCATGCCTTCGGGAATACGAAGATCCAAAAGACAGACGATTTCATGCTCAACCGAATGCTTGTGCAAAGTGCGGACCTAGGCTTATCTTTCAACAGACAGGACAAGTGGGCACAGAAGTTTACGCCGGAGAAGCGCTTACTCACGCTTGCCGGCTTTTATCCAATTCAGGAATTCTGGCTGTCAAAGGACTAGGTGGTTTTCATATCCTTTGCGATGCACACGATAATGACGCAGTTAAGATATTACGCCAACGCAAACGACGTTCAGAAAAGCCCTTTGCCGTAATGATGGCTGATGTTGAAATGGTCCAAAAACATTGCCATCTAAACAGCAGTGAATTAAAACTTCTGACCAGTCCTGAAAGACCGATTGTTCTTTTACTGAAATTAAAAGATTCGTCGCTGACAAATCTGAATCCCGGCAATGCTTATCTCGGCGTCATGCTTCCTTATACGCCAGTTCATCACTTGCTCATACAATCGCTCAAACGTCCTCTTGTTTGCACAAGCGGCAATATTTCAGACGAGCCAATTGCAATTGATAATAATGACGCTCTTGAAACATTGTCCTCTATTGTCGATGGTTTCCTGTTACACAATCGCAGCATTCTTTCTCGATATGACGATTCAGTTGCCGCTGTCGTAGAAGGCAAGACGGCACTTGTCCGGCGCTCAAGAGGATTTGCACCAAAGGCAATTACACTGCCTTTTAAAACTGAAAAACAAATATTGGCAGTTGGTGCGCATTTAAAAAACACATTTTGTCTCTACAAAGATTCCCGTGCATACTTGAGCCAGCATATCGGGGATTTAGAAAATCTCGAAACGCTGGAACACATGCAAACTGCTCTTGCGCGCATGAAGGACCTCTTCGAGTTTACGCCGGAAATCATTGCATCAGATATGCATCCTGATTATCTCTCGACTAACTATGCAGCCGAGCTTCATCAAGCACTGGAGATTCCACTCATACAAGTTCAGCATCACCATGCACATATAGTAAGCTGCATGGTGGAAAATAATTTGGTTGATCCGGTAATTGGAGTTGCCTTCGATGGTCTGGGTTATGGCACCGACAGCACCTTCTGGGGTGGTGAATTTCTCATTTGCAGCCTCAGCGATTTTAAGCGCGCCGCTCATCTTCAACCAAAACAAATGCCCGGAGGCAATCTAGCCATTCGCCATCCTTGGAGGATGGCTTTGTCCTACCTCAATACCCAATCAGAGACTGCAAGCACATTTCTAAATATCTGCCGGCAAAAGCATGGAGAACAAGCAGTTCATTTTGCACAGAGTCAAATTAAAAAGAATATAAATTCGCCCTTAACATCCAGCATGGGCAGACTATTTGATGCAGCATCTGCCGTACTCAACATTCGGCATAACGCAAGCTTTGAAGGACAAGCAGCTATTGAGCTGGAAAAATACGGGCAGGACTTTCTTTCAAGTGGGACTTCTTTACAAAATATAGTTCCGTATCGCTACTTATTAATAACCGATAGTTCTCCATACTTGATTGACACAGATGAGCTACTGCCGCAGCTAATTACCGATCAACTCTCCGGTGCAAGTACGTCCGAAATCTCCTATCGGTTTCACCTTACAGTAGCCAAACTCATAGGCGATACCTGCTCAGCTATAAGAAACACATCTGATATTAATCAGATCTGTTTATCCGGAGGTGTATTCCAAAATAGGTTACTCATAGATCTTTCCAACAAAATCTTGCAGGGTTTGGATTTTGAAATCTTTAGACACGGACAAGTGCCGGCTAATGACGGTGGACTAAGCTTGGGACAGGCGGTTGTGGCCGCCTCACAAATCAATTCAATTTGCATGGAGATAAGCTAA
- a CDS encoding HypC/HybG/HupF family hydrogenase formation chaperone — MCLAIPGLIESIYVQDNINMAKVNFGGVKRATCLAYVPHAKAGDYVLVHVGFALSVINEQEAQSTLKVLKDIGELDEI; from the coding sequence ATGTGTCTGGCTATACCAGGATTAATTGAAAGCATTTATGTGCAAGACAATATAAATATGGCTAAAGTAAATTTCGGAGGCGTCAAGCGCGCCACGTGTCTTGCTTATGTTCCTCACGCCAAAGCAGGCGATTATGTTCTGGTGCATGTTGGCTTTGCCCTGAGCGTAATTAACGAGCAAGAAGCGCAAAGCACCCTTAAGGTGCTCAAGGACATCGGTGAACTGGACGAAATATGA
- the hypE gene encoding hydrogenase expression/formation protein HypE translates to MSASLTSSLFLPILGNPILDELEDAAIVEGGSRIAVTTDAYVVNPIFFPGGDIGSLAVHGTVNDLCMRGAKPLYLSASFILEEGLPLNILEKVIRSFHEATEKSGIMLIAADTKVVNRGAADQIFITTTGIGIVGDKVPSANAACAGDVIIISGDLAQHGMAVMCARGGLELETELLSDSAPLNNLVQKVLEASDKVHCLRDLTRGGLASAVNELAQSSGVGIVLDEKHIPIHPQAKAACELLGLDPLYVACEGRFLAIVAFEDAETILQVMRKDPLGNNAHIAGVVVEDHKGVVVLKSAVGGKRILDKLSGEQLPRIC, encoded by the coding sequence ATGAGCGCCTCCTTGACCAGTAGTTTATTCCTGCCTATTTTGGGTAATCCAATACTAGATGAGCTCGAAGACGCCGCCATCGTTGAAGGCGGCTCTCGAATAGCGGTCACTACCGATGCATACGTTGTAAACCCTATCTTTTTTCCTGGTGGTGATATTGGTTCACTTGCTGTACATGGGACCGTCAATGATCTCTGCATGCGCGGAGCTAAACCACTGTACTTGTCCGCATCATTCATATTAGAAGAAGGTCTGCCGCTTAATATCCTGGAGAAAGTAATACGGTCTTTTCACGAAGCAACGGAGAAATCCGGCATTATGCTAATCGCCGCCGACACAAAAGTCGTCAACCGTGGGGCTGCCGATCAGATATTCATCACCACAACCGGAATAGGAATAGTCGGCGACAAAGTTCCTTCGGCGAATGCTGCTTGTGCCGGCGATGTAATAATTATCAGCGGCGACTTAGCCCAACATGGTATGGCAGTTATGTGTGCACGTGGTGGTCTCGAGTTAGAAACTGAGCTTTTAAGTGATAGCGCTCCGCTCAATAATTTAGTTCAAAAAGTACTTGAAGCTTCCGATAAGGTGCACTGTTTACGTGATCTGACACGCGGCGGATTAGCAAGCGCCGTCAACGAGCTTGCTCAGTCGTCAGGCGTGGGCATTGTGCTTGACGAAAAGCATATTCCCATCCATCCACAAGCAAAAGCAGCCTGCGAACTTTTAGGACTAGATCCCTTATATGTAGCTTGCGAAGGTAGGTTTCTTGCAATAGTAGCTTTTGAGGATGCCGAAACAATCTTGCAAGTAATGCGCAAAGATCCGCTGGGAAACAATGCTCACATTGCTGGAGTTGTTGTTGAAGACCACAAGGGTGTGGTGGTTCTCAAGTCAGCTGTTGGCGGCAAACGGATACTGGATAAATTATCCGGCGAGCAATTACCTCGCATCTGCTAA
- a CDS encoding erythromycin esterase family protein → MVQTMRGHFAPDKHLSHLIREKAVPFTGEKQNFDSLMELIGDRSFVLIGEASHGTHEFYKTRIDLTKRLIEERGFNAVAVEADWPDAWMVNRFVKDLGQAKTATEALSGFQRFPTWLWRNADVLSFVEWLKHFNQSIAKHDNKIGFYGLDLYSLYRSAAAVVDYLQTVDPEAAKRARDRYHCLSIFDSDEQAYGYASSLGLTKACEEKVIAELIDLQHRAIDYMQKDGCPAMDEYFFVEQNARLVSKAQNYYREMFRGRISTWNLRDEHMMETLVALGNNLRQHNKDMKVVVWAHNSHLGDARATEMSQRGELNLGQLVRQNFGDSTFSIGFSCYTGTVTAACQWGGEAERKIVRPGLPGSIEELFHSVDLPSFILNLKQSNLRAAFKQPHLERAIGVIYMPQTERQSHYFLTRLSDQFDAIIHFQETQAVEPLERTAKWVAGEDRVEETID, encoded by the coding sequence ATGGTTCAGACAATGCGCGGGCATTTTGCTCCGGATAAGCACTTGAGTCATTTAATTAGAGAAAAGGCTGTTCCATTCACGGGGGAAAAGCAGAATTTTGACTCCTTAATGGAACTAATTGGCGATCGCTCCTTTGTACTTATTGGTGAAGCCTCTCATGGCACGCACGAATTTTACAAAACACGCATAGATTTGACAAAGAGACTTATTGAGGAGCGCGGCTTCAATGCCGTCGCGGTCGAAGCTGATTGGCCTGATGCCTGGATGGTTAATCGTTTTGTAAAAGATCTTGGCCAGGCGAAAACCGCCACCGAAGCCTTGTCCGGATTTCAACGTTTTCCCACTTGGTTGTGGCGCAATGCTGATGTGTTGTCGTTTGTCGAATGGCTCAAACACTTCAATCAGTCTATTGCCAAACATGACAATAAGATAGGGTTCTACGGTTTGGACTTGTATAGCTTGTACCGTTCGGCTGCTGCGGTAGTCGATTATTTGCAGACAGTTGATCCTGAAGCTGCCAAACGGGCGCGTGATCGTTATCATTGCCTATCCATCTTTGATTCCGATGAACAAGCCTATGGTTACGCTTCCTCCCTGGGATTGACTAAAGCCTGCGAGGAAAAGGTTATTGCTGAGTTGATTGACTTGCAGCACCGAGCAATCGACTATATGCAAAAGGATGGCTGTCCGGCAATGGACGAGTATTTTTTCGTTGAGCAAAATGCCAGGCTGGTCTCCAAAGCACAAAATTATTACCGTGAAATGTTTCGCGGTAGGATAAGCACTTGGAACTTGCGCGATGAGCACATGATGGAGACGTTGGTTGCTCTGGGTAACAATTTGCGCCAACACAACAAAGATATGAAGGTGGTTGTTTGGGCCCACAATTCACATTTGGGAGATGCCCGTGCTACCGAGATGTCGCAACGGGGTGAATTGAACCTTGGGCAGCTCGTGAGACAAAACTTTGGGGATAGCACGTTTTCAATCGGATTTAGTTGCTACACAGGTACCGTTACGGCTGCCTGCCAATGGGGCGGTGAAGCCGAACGCAAGATTGTACGACCAGGGCTACCGGGCAGCATCGAGGAGCTTTTCCATAGTGTCGATTTGCCGTCCTTCATATTGAACTTGAAGCAGTCAAATTTGCGCGCAGCATTCAAACAACCTCATCTGGAAAGGGCAATTGGTGTCATTTACATGCCACAGACCGAACGTCAAAGTCATTATTTTCTAACCAGGCTGTCGGATCAATTTGATGCCATCATCCATTTCCAGGAAACCCAAGCTGTTGAACCTTTAGAACGTACAGCTAAATGGGTCGCCGGCGAAGATCGGGTAGAAGAGACTATTGATTAG